Within Deinococcus aerius, the genomic segment CCCTGGGTTTCGCGCTCTCGGGCCTGGGCCTCAGCAACGTGGTGCCCGTGCTGTACGGCACCGCCGGGCACGCGCTCGCCGGGCGGGGCATCGCGCAGGTCGCCACCATCGGCTACGCGGGCTTCCTCCTCGGCCCCCCGGCCATCGGCTTCGTCGCCGAGCATGTCGGCCTTCCCGCCGCGCTCGGGCTCGCGCTCGCCGGGGCGGCCCTGGTGGCGGCGCTGGGGGGACGGGCCTTCATCCTCGTCCGGGGTCGGCAAGGGGCAGGAGGGGCCTAGCCTTCTCCCCGCCCCCTATCTCCCCACGTAGCGGGCGCGGGGGCGGATGAACTGCCCGTGCGTGCGCGCCTCGATGGCGTGAGCCAGCCAGCCCGAGGTGCGGCCGAGCGCGAACAGCGTGACGGCGTCCTCTGCCCCCCGATTGAGCACCCGCACCAGCGCGGCCAGGGCGAGGTCGATGTTGGGGGCCTCGCCCGTCTCCCCCGCCAGATGGTCGGCGAGCGCGAGGACGGCCCGGACGGTGGGTGATTGTGGGAACGCCCCCCCGAGCGCGGACAGCAGGGCGCGGGCCCGCGGGTCCCCCTGGGGATAGAGCCGGTGCCCGAAGCCGGGAGGGTGGCCGTGGCGGCGGGTCGCCTCCCGCAGGGCCGCCCCGGGGTTCCCGTCCAGCGCCTCCCCCAGCAGGTCGAAGGCGGCCATCCCTGCCAACCCATGCCGCGTGCCCTGCACCGCCGCCAGCGCGGCGAGCGTCGAGTGGGGGAGGCTGGCGCCCCCACCCGCGGCCACCCGTGCGGCGAAGGCGCTCACGTTCAACTCGTGGTCGGCCAGCAGCACGAGCGCGCGCCGGAGAAGGTCGGCCCCCCCGGCCCCACTTCCCCAGGCCCGGGCCAGGCGCGCGTGCAGCGGCAGGTCCGGGGCCGGGGGCACCCCCAGGTGACGCTCCAGCGTGCCGTAGAGCAGGTTCAGCACCCGGGCGGCCGCGGCGGGCAGAACCTCGGGGCGTCCGTCCAGGGCCGCCAAATCATGCGCCCCCGCGTGTACGAGGGCGAACCCCAGGGCCTCCAGCGCCGTGCCCGCCCGCGGAAGCGGCGCGAGCGTGAGCCGTGCGCGCAGCGGAAGTCGCTTCCAGGTTCCCGCGTCGCCCGTCCACAGCAGCGCAGCGACCTCCTCCACCGCCGCGGTCTCGGCCAGGGCGGGGGCGTCCTGCCCCCGGTAGCTCAACTGTCCGTCCGCGATGAGCGTCAGGGCGCTGTCGAGCACCGGCATGCCCCACGAGAGGGCGCCCTGCACCGCCTCCTCCGCCCTGGCCTCCGGGTCACGCCGCGCGCCCTGGCGCCGCCGCAGGTTCTGCACGTCCTCCGCGTGGTAGCGCCGCTCCCGGCTGCCCGCCGGGCCGGGCTCGCTGCGGATCAGCCCCCGCGAGACGTAGGCGTACAGCGTCGCCGGCTTCACGCCCAACAGGGCCGCCGCCTCAGCCGTGGTCAGGGTTCGGGGAGGTGTCATATCAGGGCTCTCGCAGAGTAATCACGGGGAGAACAAAACACCGAAAGCATACTTTCACCCCAACATTGATTCCCGAATCAAGATTGACGGTGAATATTGACAGGTCTACCGTGCGGGCATGACGACCCTGCCCCCTGTGCCCGACGTATCAGAACCCAATCTCTTCCCAGACGCTTTTCCCCCCGACGGATTTCCCCGCGTGGTCTGGGAGGAGGGGAAACGGCCCTCCAGCCTTCCCCCCGTCGCCTGGACCACCGAAACCACCCACCGCGACGGCCAGCAGGGCGGGCTGCCCCTGACCGCGGAGGATGGCCTCGCCATCTACGACCTGATGGGGGCCTTCACGGGGGAGTCGGGCGCGATCCGGCAGGCCGAGTTCTTCGTGTACCGCCCGGCCGACCGCGTGATGCTGGAGGGGGCCCTGGAACGCTGGAGGGGCGGCCACCCCGTCGAGCCGACGACGTGGATTCGCGCGACCCGGGGCGACGCGGCCCTCGTGGCCGGGCTGGGCGTGCGCGAGACGGGGATGCTCGCCAGCGCGAGCGACTACCACACCTTCTACAAGTTCACGCCGGGGGGCCGCGCTCAGGCGGCACACACCTATCTCGACGCGGTGCGGGCCGTGCTCGACGCCGGCCTGCGCCCCCGACTGCACCTGGAGGACGCTACTCGCGCCCCCCGCGAGTTCATCCTACCGTTCGTGGCGGCGGTGCAGGAAATCGCCGCCCCCTACGGCGAGGACCAGGCCCCCCGATTCCGTGTCTGCGACACGATGGGGCTCGGCCTGCCGCTGGAGGGCGTCGCCTGGCCCCGCAGCGTGCCCGGCATGCTGGGCGAGCTGATCGCGGCGGGCGTTCCCGGCGAGCGGCTGGAATTTCACCCCCACAACGACACGCATCTGGTGGTCGCCAACTGCCTCTCCGCCGTTCTCGCGGGTTGCGCGGCGATCAACGGCACCCTGCTGGGCAAGGGCGAACGCACGGGGAACGCGCCGCTGGAGGGCGTGCTGCTGCACCTAATCGGCCTGGGGCTGCTGCCCGGAGAGCCCGACTACCGCGCGCTGAACGACCTGGCCGACCTCTACGAGCGGCTGGGGCAGGGCGTTCCGGCGAAGTACCCGCTCTACGGCCGGGACGCGCACCGCACCCGCGCGGGAATTCACGCCGACGGGCTGAACAAGTTCTGGCCCATGTACGCCCCCTTCGACGTGCCCCGCCTGCTGGGCCGACCCCTGACGCTCAGCCTCACCAAGGACAGCGGCCTGGCGGGGCTCATCTTTCTGATCAAGGGGCACACGGGTGTGGAGCTGGGCAAGGATCATCCCGGCCTGCGCGCCCTGCACGCCAGCCTGACCACCGAGTTCGACGCGGGCCGCCAGACCGCCATCGAGTGGGAGGAGATCGAGACCCGCGCCCGCTCGCTCGTCTGAGCCGGAGCGGGGGCGTGTTAGCCTCGGACATGCCGCTTGAAGACTACCGCGTGCCCCCAGGCCAGCCTGTCCAGCTCAGCCGCTGGGCCACCGATGACGACGACGGCCTTTCCAAGAAGCAAGGGCAGGCGCTGCTGCCCGACCTGGAAGAACGGCTCGCCGACCTCCAGGAGCGCCTCTACGCCGAGGGACGGCAGGCACTCCTCATCGTGTTGCAGGCGCGCGACGCGGGCGGCAAGGACGGCACCGTGAAGCGGGTGATCGGGGCTTTTAACCCCAACGGCGTGCAGATCAGCAACTTCAAGGTGCCGACTGAGGAGGAACGGGCTCACGACTTCCTGTGGCGCATCCATGCCCGCGTGCCCCGTCTCGGCATGATCGGCGTCTTCAACCGCAGCCACTACGAGGACGTGCTGGTTCCGCGTGTCCACGGCCTGATCGACCCCCCAACCGCCGAGCGCCGCCTGGAACACATTCGCGCCTTCGAATCCCTGCTGACCGATTCGGGGACCCGGATCGTCAAGTTCTACCTGCACATCAGCCCCGA encodes:
- a CDS encoding pyruvate carboxyltransferase produces the protein MTTLPPVPDVSEPNLFPDAFPPDGFPRVVWEEGKRPSSLPPVAWTTETTHRDGQQGGLPLTAEDGLAIYDLMGAFTGESGAIRQAEFFVYRPADRVMLEGALERWRGGHPVEPTTWIRATRGDAALVAGLGVRETGMLASASDYHTFYKFTPGGRAQAAHTYLDAVRAVLDAGLRPRLHLEDATRAPREFILPFVAAVQEIAAPYGEDQAPRFRVCDTMGLGLPLEGVAWPRSVPGMLGELIAAGVPGERLEFHPHNDTHLVVANCLSAVLAGCAAINGTLLGKGERTGNAPLEGVLLHLIGLGLLPGEPDYRALNDLADLYERLGQGVPAKYPLYGRDAHRTRAGIHADGLNKFWPMYAPFDVPRLLGRPLTLSLTKDSGLAGLIFLIKGHTGVELGKDHPGLRALHASLTTEFDAGRQTAIEWEEIETRARSLV
- a CDS encoding polyphosphate kinase 2 family protein, translating into MPLEDYRVPPGQPVQLSRWATDDDDGLSKKQGQALLPDLEERLADLQERLYAEGRQALLIVLQARDAGGKDGTVKRVIGAFNPNGVQISNFKVPTEEERAHDFLWRIHARVPRLGMIGVFNRSHYEDVLVPRVHGLIDPPTAERRLEHIRAFESLLTDSGTRIVKFYLHISPEEQRRRLQARLDDPSKHWKFNPGDLEERAHWDDYTAAYEAMLTTSAASAPWYVIPADRKWFRNLLVSQLLIQTLEEMNPQYPAPTFDPANVRVE
- a CDS encoding citrate synthase family protein translates to MTPPRTLTTAEAAALLGVKPATLYAYVSRGLIRSEPGPAGSRERRYHAEDVQNLRRRQGARRDPEARAEEAVQGALSWGMPVLDSALTLIADGQLSYRGQDAPALAETAAVEEVAALLWTGDAGTWKRLPLRARLTLAPLPRAGTALEALGFALVHAGAHDLAALDGRPEVLPAAAARVLNLLYGTLERHLGVPPAPDLPLHARLARAWGSGAGGADLLRRALVLLADHELNVSAFAARVAAGGGASLPHSTLAALAAVQGTRHGLAGMAAFDLLGEALDGNPGAALREATRRHGHPPGFGHRLYPQGDPRARALLSALGGAFPQSPTVRAVLALADHLAGETGEAPNIDLALAALVRVLNRGAEDAVTLFALGRTSGWLAHAIEARTHGQFIRPRARYVGR